From Flavobacterium sp. 102, a single genomic window includes:
- a CDS encoding NADH-quinone oxidoreductase subunit B — MSTTKPNMVAPPEGVVGEGFFATKLNDVVGLARANSLWPLPFATSCCGIEFMATMASHYDLARFGSERVSFSPRQADMLMVMGTISKKMAPILRQVYEQMSEPRWVIAVGACASSGGVFDTYSVLQGIDKVIPVDVYVPGCPPRPEQIVDGVMQLQELVRNESVRRRSSPEYKELLASYNL; from the coding sequence ATGAGTACTACAAAACCAAATATGGTAGCTCCGCCCGAAGGAGTAGTTGGTGAAGGTTTCTTCGCAACCAAACTAAATGACGTTGTCGGATTGGCAAGAGCTAATTCACTTTGGCCATTACCGTTCGCGACTTCTTGTTGCGGAATTGAGTTTATGGCGACAATGGCATCACATTACGATTTAGCCCGTTTCGGTTCGGAAAGAGTAAGTTTCTCTCCGCGTCAGGCAGATATGTTGATGGTTATGGGAACGATTTCTAAAAAAATGGCGCCAATTTTACGTCAAGTATACGAACAAATGTCAGAACCTCGTTGGGTTATCGCTGTTGGCGCATGCGCCTCTTCAGGTGGCGTATTTGACACTTATTCCGTTTTACAAGGCATCGATAAAGTAATTCCGGTTGACGTTTACGTTCCCGGTTGTCCGCCAAGACCGGAACAAATAGTTGACGGTGTGATGCAATTACAAGAATTGGTAAGAAACGAATCGGTACGCCGAAGAAGTTCACCGGAATACAAAGAATTATTAGCTTCTTATAACCTATAA
- a CDS encoding NADH-quinone oxidoreductase subunit A: protein MQSNQLDYLPILMQAGLAVGFVVLTIIGSSFLGPKRHSKNKDKNFECGIESVGNARIPFSVKYFLVAILFVLFDVEVIFLYPWAINFKELGMEGMIKMVIFMSLLLVGFFYIIKKKALEWE from the coding sequence ATGCAGTCTAATCAATTAGATTATTTACCAATCCTGATGCAAGCAGGTTTAGCGGTAGGATTTGTGGTCTTAACCATTATCGGTTCTAGCTTTTTAGGCCCAAAAAGACATTCCAAAAACAAAGACAAAAACTTCGAATGTGGTATTGAATCTGTCGGAAACGCCAGAATACCTTTTTCAGTAAAATATTTCTTAGTAGCTATTCTTTTCGTCCTTTTTGACGTAGAGGTAATTTTCCTTTATCCTTGGGCAATTAATTTCAAAGAATTGGGAATGGAAGGAATGATTAAAATGGTTATTTTCATGTCACTGCTGTTAGTAGGTTTCTTCTATATTATCAAGAAGAAGGCTTTGGAGTGGGAATAA
- a CDS encoding NAD(P)H-dependent oxidoreductase subunit E yields the protein MERSPIKQEINITEPLMARINELISHYPADKKKSALLPVLHEVQDAHDNWLSIELQNKVAEILEILPIEVYEVVTFYTMFNQRPIGKYMFEFCQTAACCQNGVEDLMDYTCSKLGVGIGEPTADGLFEVRGVECLGACGYAPMMQLGDFYQEHLTKEKVDQLIADCKDGKITLHDK from the coding sequence ATGGAAAGATCACCTATCAAACAAGAGATAAACATTACTGAACCGTTGATGGCTCGCATCAATGAGTTAATCAGTCATTATCCAGCCGATAAAAAGAAATCAGCCTTATTGCCTGTTTTACACGAAGTTCAAGATGCTCACGACAATTGGTTGAGCATCGAATTGCAAAACAAGGTTGCTGAAATCTTAGAAATATTACCAATTGAAGTATACGAAGTCGTTACTTTTTATACAATGTTCAACCAAAGACCCATCGGTAAATACATGTTCGAGTTCTGTCAAACCGCTGCTTGTTGTCAAAACGGCGTGGAAGATTTGATGGATTATACTTGTTCCAAATTGGGCGTAGGGATTGGTGAACCAACCGCGGACGGGCTTTTCGAAGTACGCGGCGTAGAATGCTTAGGTGCTTGTGGTTATGCGCCAATGATGCAATTGGGTGATTTCTACCAAGAACATTTGACCAAAGAAAAAGTAGACCAGCTAATCGCCGATTGCAAAGACGGAAAAATCACTTTACACGATAAATAA
- the nuoK gene encoding NADH-quinone oxidoreductase subunit NuoK, whose amino-acid sequence MNNILNEIGIENYIFLSVLLFCIGVFGVLYRRNAIIVFMSIEIMLNAVNLLFVAFSTYHQDAEGQIFVFFSMAVAAAEVAVGLAILVSVYRNLGSIDIDNLKNLKG is encoded by the coding sequence ATGAACAATATTTTAAATGAAATAGGGATAGAAAACTACATTTTCCTTTCGGTACTATTATTTTGTATCGGAGTTTTCGGAGTGTTGTACCGCAGAAATGCCATCATCGTTTTCATGTCAATTGAAATCATGTTGAATGCGGTAAACTTATTGTTTGTAGCTTTTTCAACGTATCACCAAGACGCCGAAGGACAAATATTTGTATTCTTTTCGATGGCGGTGGCCGCAGCGGAAGTAGCGGTTGGATTGGCAATACTAGTTTCGGTTTACAGAAACTTAGGCTCAATCGACATAGATAATTTAAAGAATTTAAAAGGATAA
- a CDS encoding 2Fe-2S iron-sulfur cluster-binding protein, whose amino-acid sequence MKVTIDGQEIEVAPGTTILQAARMIGGESVPPAMCYYSKLEGTGGKCRCCLVDVTKGSEADPRPMPKLVASCVTGCQDGMEVASKKSDRVFEARKAVTEFLLINHPLDCPVCDQAGECDLQNLSFEHGKLQQRFIEEKRTFEPEDIGDKIQLHMNRCIVCQRCVEVADQLTDKRVHGVLNRGDHSQISTCVSAAIDNEFSGNMIDVCPVGALTDKTFRFKSRVWFNKPFNAHRECTTPGCCGKTTLWMFGNEIQRVTARKDEFHEVEDFICNTCRFDKKEVSDWIIEGPRKFEKDSVINQNNYTRKMDKVIIDTEKGILQGRDIDRKKISMAEIDYNEKIDGNPVNEKKNG is encoded by the coding sequence ATGAAAGTAACCATAGACGGTCAAGAAATTGAAGTAGCACCGGGAACAACCATCCTGCAAGCTGCTCGTATGATTGGTGGAGAATCTGTTCCGCCAGCCATGTGTTATTATTCGAAACTAGAAGGAACCGGCGGAAAATGTCGTTGTTGTTTGGTAGATGTTACTAAAGGTAGCGAAGCCGATCCAAGACCAATGCCTAAATTGGTAGCGTCATGCGTAACCGGTTGTCAAGACGGTATGGAAGTGGCCAGCAAAAAATCAGACCGAGTTTTTGAAGCTCGCAAAGCCGTAACCGAATTCCTTTTAATCAATCACCCGTTAGATTGTCCGGTTTGTGACCAAGCAGGAGAATGTGATTTGCAGAATTTAAGCTTCGAACACGGAAAATTGCAACAGCGTTTCATTGAAGAAAAGAGAACTTTCGAACCGGAAGATATCGGTGACAAAATTCAATTGCACATGAACCGTTGCATTGTTTGTCAACGTTGTGTAGAAGTAGCAGATCAACTTACGGACAAAAGAGTTCACGGCGTTTTAAATCGCGGTGACCATTCACAAATTTCAACTTGTGTTTCGGCAGCAATCGATAATGAATTCTCCGGAAATATGATTGACGTTTGTCCGGTTGGCGCGTTAACCGACAAAACTTTCCGATTCAAATCGAGAGTTTGGTTCAACAAACCTTTCAACGCCCACAGAGAATGTACAACTCCGGGTTGTTGCGGAAAAACTACTTTATGGATGTTTGGTAACGAAATCCAAAGGGTAACCGCTCGCAAAGACGAATTCCACGAAGTAGAAGATTTTATCTGTAACACTTGTCGTTTCGACAAAAAAGAAGTGTCGGATTGGATAATTGAAGGACCGAGAAAATTCGAAAAAGATTCAGTTATCAACCAAAACAATTACACTCGTAAAATGGATAAAGTTATAATTGATACCGAAAAAGGAATCCTTCAAGGTAGAGACATCGACCGTAAAAAAATCAGTATGGCCGAAATCGATTACAACGAAAAAATAGATGGTAACCCGGTAAACGAAAAGAAAAATGGATAG
- the nuoF gene encoding NADH-quinone oxidoreductase subunit NuoF, which yields MGRKILLDKINVPGIKTYEVYRREGGYASVEKALKKMTPDEVVEEVKTSGLRGRGGAGFPAGMKWSFIDKKSGNPRHLVCNADESEPGTFKDRYLMEYIPHLLIEGMITSSYALGANLSYIYIRGEYMWVYKILERAIAEAKAAGWLGKNILGSGYDLELFVQIGGGAYICGEETALIESLEGKRGNPRLKPPFPAVKGLWQNPTVVNNVETIAAVPWIVNNSGADYAGIGIGRSTGTKLISASGNIKNQGVYEIELGVSVYEFMNSDEYCGGMQADRPLKALVPGGSSVPILPANLIYKTATGEDRLMTYESLADGGFATGSMLGSGGFIVYDDRACIVRNTWNFSRFYHHESCGQCTPCREGTGWLEKVLWRIENGQGREEDIELLWSIQSKIEGNTICPLGDAASWPVAAAIRHFRDEFEYHIRFPEKIKNRDHFVNEPFSQVVMSNV from the coding sequence ATGGGAAGAAAAATATTATTAGACAAAATCAACGTTCCGGGTATTAAAACCTACGAAGTATATCGTCGTGAAGGCGGTTATGCTTCAGTAGAAAAAGCCTTGAAAAAAATGACTCCGGATGAAGTTGTGGAAGAAGTAAAAACTTCGGGACTTCGTGGTCGTGGTGGCGCAGGATTTCCAGCTGGAATGAAATGGAGTTTTATCGACAAAAAATCGGGCAATCCAAGACACTTGGTTTGCAACGCCGATGAGTCGGAACCGGGAACTTTCAAAGACCGTTACTTAATGGAATACATTCCGCATCTTTTGATTGAAGGAATGATTACGTCGAGTTATGCTTTGGGTGCCAACCTATCTTACATCTATATTCGTGGAGAATACATGTGGGTTTACAAAATTTTAGAAAGAGCCATCGCCGAAGCGAAAGCGGCCGGTTGGTTAGGCAAAAATATATTAGGCTCAGGCTATGATTTGGAATTATTCGTCCAAATCGGTGGCGGTGCTTACATCTGCGGAGAAGAAACTGCTCTAATTGAAAGTTTAGAAGGAAAACGTGGCAATCCTAGATTAAAACCACCATTTCCTGCTGTGAAAGGACTTTGGCAAAATCCAACTGTAGTCAATAACGTAGAAACGATTGCGGCCGTGCCATGGATTGTAAACAATTCGGGTGCTGATTATGCCGGAATCGGAATTGGTCGTTCTACGGGAACCAAATTAATTTCGGCTTCCGGAAACATTAAAAACCAAGGTGTTTACGAAATTGAATTAGGCGTTTCAGTATACGAATTCATGAATTCTGATGAATATTGTGGCGGAATGCAAGCCGACAGACCATTGAAAGCATTGGTTCCTGGAGGTTCTTCGGTGCCAATTTTACCGGCGAATTTAATCTACAAAACAGCTACAGGCGAAGACCGTTTGATGACTTACGAAAGTTTGGCAGATGGTGGATTCGCAACAGGTTCCATGTTAGGTTCAGGTGGATTTATCGTATACGATGACCGAGCGTGTATTGTTCGAAACACTTGGAATTTCTCGCGTTTCTATCACCACGAATCTTGTGGTCAATGTACGCCATGTCGTGAAGGAACGGGTTGGTTGGAAAAAGTATTATGGAGAATCGAAAACGGACAAGGACGCGAAGAAGACATCGAATTGTTATGGAGCATCCAATCCAAAATTGAAGGAAACACGATTTGTCCCTTAGGTGATGCGGCTTCATGGCCGGTTGCTGCGGCGATTCGACATTTCAGAGACGAATTTGAATACCATATCCGTTTCCCTGAAAAAATTAAAAATAGAGATCATTTTGTGAATGAGCCGTTTTCACAAGTCGTAATGTCGAATGTCTAA
- a CDS encoding NADH-quinone oxidoreductase subunit D, translating into MSDLLLPPEHRYAKIIEQTRNEDGSELTILNLGPTHPATHGIFQNILLMDGERILDAEPTVGYIHRAFEKIAENRPFYQINVLTDRMNYCSSPINNMAWWMTVEKLLNIEVPKRAQYLRVIVMELARITDHLICNSILGVDTGAYTGFLYVFQFREKVYEIYEEICGARLTTNMGRIGGFEREWSDEAFKKLNTFLEDFPVAWKEFENLFERNRIFIDRTVDVGPITAEMAMAYGFTGPNLRAAGIDYDVRKAAPYSSYEDFEFDIPVGKSGDTYDRFCVRNAEVWESLSIIKQALAKLPEGPIHADVPDYYLPPKEDVYTNMESLIYHFKIVMGEVPVPVDEIYHAVEGGNGELGFYLITDGSRTPYRLKFRRPCYIYYQAYTEMIKGGMLSDAIVILSSLNVIAGELDA; encoded by the coding sequence ATGTCAGATTTATTATTACCACCAGAGCATCGATATGCTAAAATCATAGAACAGACTCGCAACGAAGACGGAAGCGAACTCACTATATTAAACTTGGGCCCAACCCATCCGGCAACTCACGGAATTTTCCAAAACATCTTATTGATGGATGGAGAAAGAATCCTCGATGCTGAACCAACCGTGGGTTACATTCATCGTGCGTTTGAAAAAATCGCCGAAAACCGTCCCTTTTACCAAATCAATGTATTGACCGACCGTATGAACTATTGTTCTTCGCCTATCAACAACATGGCTTGGTGGATGACAGTAGAGAAATTATTAAATATTGAAGTACCAAAACGTGCACAATATTTAAGAGTTATCGTAATGGAGTTGGCCAGAATTACAGACCATTTGATTTGTAATTCAATTCTAGGCGTTGATACCGGAGCTTATACCGGTTTCCTTTATGTATTTCAATTCAGAGAAAAAGTATACGAGATTTATGAAGAAATTTGTGGTGCTCGTTTAACCACCAATATGGGAAGAATAGGTGGTTTCGAAAGAGAATGGTCGGACGAAGCCTTCAAAAAATTAAACACTTTCTTAGAAGATTTTCCGGTAGCTTGGAAAGAATTCGAAAACCTATTTGAAAGAAACAGAATCTTTATAGACAGAACTGTGGATGTTGGTCCAATTACTGCCGAAATGGCAATGGCTTACGGATTCACAGGGCCAAACTTGCGTGCAGCCGGAATTGACTACGACGTTCGTAAAGCCGCACCCTATTCTTCTTACGAAGATTTCGAATTTGATATTCCTGTTGGAAAATCAGGTGACACTTACGACCGTTTTTGCGTTCGTAATGCGGAAGTTTGGGAAAGCTTAAGCATCATCAAACAAGCTTTAGCGAAATTACCGGAAGGACCTATTCACGCTGACGTTCCCGATTATTATTTGCCGCCAAAAGAAGACGTTTACACCAACATGGAAAGTTTAATTTATCACTTTAAAATTGTGATGGGTGAAGTTCCGGTTCCGGTAGACGAAATTTATCATGCGGTTGAAGGCGGAAACGGAGAATTAGGTTTCTATTTAATTACCGATGGAAGTCGAACGCCATACCGTTTAAAATTCAGAAGACCTTGTTATATCTATTACCAAGCTTATACTGAAATGATCAAAGGTGGAATGTTATCAGATGCTATCGTTATTTTATCAAGTTTAAATGTAATTGCCGGCGAATTAGACGCTTAA
- a CDS encoding NADH-quinone oxidoreductase subunit C, with the protein MALETAYIQDKLVQTFGNNVLNFEMKRDIFTFEATPSTIHEVIRFLKEQEDLNFHFLTDLTGIHFPDNDDEHQFAVVYQMHNWIENVRIRVKTYLPDPAEIETITDLFLCANWMEREAWDFFGINFKGHPQLKRILNMNEMVSFPMRKEFPMEDSGRTDKDDRFFGRTPVNN; encoded by the coding sequence ATGGCTTTAGAAACAGCTTATATACAAGACAAATTAGTTCAGACTTTCGGCAACAATGTACTGAATTTTGAAATGAAACGCGATATTTTCACTTTTGAAGCTACGCCAAGCACAATTCACGAAGTGATTCGCTTTTTGAAAGAGCAGGAAGATTTAAATTTCCATTTCTTAACGGATTTAACCGGAATTCATTTTCCCGACAATGATGACGAACACCAATTTGCTGTTGTCTATCAAATGCACAATTGGATTGAAAACGTGAGAATTCGTGTGAAAACTTATTTACCTGATCCGGCCGAAATAGAAACCATAACCGATTTATTTCTATGCGCCAATTGGATGGAAAGAGAAGCTTGGGATTTCTTCGGAATCAATTTCAAAGGTCATCCGCAATTGAAACGCATTTTAAACATGAATGAAATGGTTTCGTTTCCGATGCGAAAAGAATTCCCAATGGAAGACAGCGGAAGAACTGATAAAGACGACCGTTTCTTCGGAAGAACACCAGTTAATAATTAA
- a CDS encoding four helix bundle protein — MGRFKSFEEISSWQKARQFNKRIYEITENQNFKRDFDLVRQIRRASISISSNIAEGFERNTDKEFIHFLFIAKASAGEIRSQLYLALDLNYIEKIEFEELCNDVSDISKLISGFIKYLNDSQKS, encoded by the coding sequence ATGGGGAGGTTTAAATCTTTTGAAGAAATTAGTTCTTGGCAGAAAGCCAGACAGTTTAATAAAAGGATTTATGAAATAACCGAGAATCAAAATTTTAAAAGAGATTTTGATTTGGTCAGACAAATAAGAAGAGCATCGATTTCAATTTCTTCTAATATTGCAGAAGGATTTGAAAGGAATACAGATAAAGAATTTATACATTTTTTGTTTATAGCTAAAGCATCCGCAGGAGAAATTCGATCGCAATTGTATTTAGCATTAGATTTGAATTATATTGAAAAAATTGAATTTGAAGAACTATGTAATGATGTTTCTGATATTTCAAAATTAATAAGTGGATTTATAAAATATTTAAATGACAGTCAAAAGTCATAA
- a CDS encoding NADH-quinone oxidoreductase subunit I — MSASIQSISLSGHKKQVSNKEMTFLERLYLIAIFKGLWITIQHFFRKKATIQYPEQVREFSPVYRGQHMLKRDELGRENCTACGLCALSCPAEAITMKAEERKKGEEHLYREEKYASIYEINMLRCIFCGLCEEACPKDAIYLTISKELVPASYDREDFIFGKDKLVMPLEMAMKNAQLKNAN; from the coding sequence ATGTCAGCATCGATACAAAGTATATCATTATCAGGCCATAAAAAGCAAGTTTCCAATAAGGAAATGACCTTTTTAGAAAGACTATACCTGATTGCCATTTTTAAAGGCTTATGGATTACCATCCAACACTTTTTTAGAAAAAAAGCAACGATTCAATATCCTGAGCAAGTTAGAGAATTCAGCCCGGTTTATCGTGGCCAACACATGTTAAAACGCGACGAACTAGGTCGAGAAAACTGTACGGCTTGTGGCTTGTGCGCTTTGTCGTGTCCGGCGGAAGCCATCACGATGAAGGCCGAAGAAAGAAAAAAAGGAGAAGAACATTTGTACCGTGAAGAGAAATACGCCTCCATATACGAAATCAATATGTTGCGTTGTATTTTCTGCGGATTGTGTGAAGAAGCTTGTCCGAAAGACGCTATATACCTAACCATTTCTAAAGAATTGGTGCCTGCAAGTTACGACCGTGAAGATTTCATTTTCGGAAAAGATAAATTGGTTATGCCTTTGGAAATGGCCATGAAGAACGCTCAACTTAAAAACGCTAACTAA
- a CDS encoding NADH-quinone oxidoreductase subunit J has protein sequence MSPILITFYFLAAITLATAFLTIYSKNPIHSAIYLVLCFFSIAGHYLLFNAQFLAIVHIIVYSGAIVVLFLFTIMLMNLNKEDEVHKPRITRLGAIVVFILTSIVLVTIFINSKTIMGEYDTSGEDFQSIKMLGKILLNEYMVPFEFASILLLVAMIGVVLLSKKEKTEKK, from the coding sequence ATGTCGCCTATATTAATTACATTCTACTTTTTAGCAGCCATCACTTTGGCTACGGCGTTTTTGACGATTTATAGTAAAAACCCAATTCACAGCGCGATTTATTTAGTGCTTTGTTTTTTCTCCATTGCCGGTCATTACTTGCTTTTCAACGCACAGTTCTTGGCGATTGTGCATATTATAGTCTACTCAGGTGCGATTGTAGTCCTGTTCCTGTTTACCATCATGTTGATGAATTTAAATAAGGAAGATGAAGTCCACAAACCTCGTATTACCAGACTTGGCGCTATCGTTGTCTTTATACTCACGAGTATTGTTTTGGTGACTATTTTCATCAATTCGAAAACCATTATGGGTGAATATGATACTTCAGGCGAAGATTTTCAATCAATCAAAATGCTTGGAAAAATATTACTGAACGAATATATGGTACCATTCGAATTCGCTTCTATCTTATTATTGGTCGCGATGATTGGTGTGGTTTTATTGTCTAAAAAAGAAAAAACGGAGAAAAAATAA
- the nuoH gene encoding NADH-quinone oxidoreductase subunit NuoH, whose protein sequence is MDSAFIIEKSIVIVIVFAVTMIMAMYSTWAERKVAAYLQDRVGPNRAGWGGLLQPLADGMKLFAKEEFEPNTKNKFLFFVGPAIAMSAALMTSAVIPWGDKLEVFGRTVQLQATDTDSALLYIFAIVSIGVYGIMIGGWASNNKFSLMSAVRAASQMVSYEIAMGLSIIALLMMTGTLSLKEISVQQHGFHWNVFYQPLSFLIFLICAFAETNRTPFDLAECESELIGGYHTEYSSMKMGFYLFAEYANMFISATIIAVLFFGGYNYPGMGWAVENWGVNIANVIGIAALFAKLCFFIFFFMWIRWTIPRFRYDQLMHLGWKILIPLSIFNIIITGICILAFK, encoded by the coding sequence ATGGATAGTGCCTTTATTATAGAAAAAAGTATCGTCATTGTTATTGTTTTTGCAGTAACCATGATTATGGCCATGTATTCCACTTGGGCTGAACGTAAAGTTGCCGCTTATTTGCAAGACCGTGTCGGACCAAACCGCGCCGGTTGGGGTGGATTGTTACAACCGCTTGCCGATGGTATGAAATTATTTGCTAAAGAAGAATTTGAACCGAATACCAAAAATAAATTTCTATTCTTTGTTGGCCCAGCGATTGCCATGAGTGCCGCTTTAATGACGAGTGCCGTAATTCCTTGGGGTGACAAATTAGAAGTTTTCGGACGAACAGTACAATTGCAAGCAACCGACACCGATAGTGCTTTATTGTACATTTTCGCTATCGTTTCAATCGGTGTTTACGGCATCATGATTGGTGGTTGGGCATCGAATAACAAATTCTCTTTAATGAGTGCGGTTCGTGCGGCTTCTCAAATGGTTTCTTATGAAATCGCCATGGGATTATCCATAATTGCTTTATTGATGATGACCGGAACATTGAGTTTAAAAGAAATCTCCGTGCAACAACACGGATTCCATTGGAATGTATTTTATCAACCGTTGTCGTTTTTAATCTTTTTGATTTGTGCTTTTGCGGAAACCAATAGAACGCCTTTCGATTTAGCCGAATGTGAATCGGAATTAATTGGTGGTTATCACACCGAATACTCTTCGATGAAAATGGGATTCTATTTATTTGCCGAATATGCTAACATGTTTATCTCCGCTACTATTATTGCCGTTTTATTCTTTGGTGGTTACAATTATCCGGGAATGGGTTGGGCAGTAGAAAATTGGGGTGTCAACATCGCTAACGTAATCGGAATTGCCGCTTTATTTGCCAAATTGTGCTTCTTCATCTTCTTCTTTATGTGGATCAGATGGACAATCCCACGTTTCAGATACGATCAATTGATGCACTTAGGCTGGAAGATTTTAATTCCGCTTTCGATCTTCAATATTATAATAACAGGAATTTGCATTTTAGCTTTTAAATAA